In Cyanobacteria bacterium FACHB-DQ100, one DNA window encodes the following:
- a CDS encoding DUF362 domain-containing protein: MKPAVSLLRVTSYDLVELRAALETLLEPLGGIGGIVKPGDRVLLKPNLLTGARPGKECVTRPEIVYCVAKMVQEAGGKPFLGDSPAFGSALGVAKASGYLPLTASLNLPIVEFKGKRYETIGEEFNHLLLCKEAIEADVVINLPKVKSHVQLTVTMGVKNLFGCVPGKMKAWWHMEAGKDPDRFGTMLVETARTINPDLTIIDGIIGHEGNGPSGGEPRNLGVLGASRNVFALDRAIVDILKVDPVAVPTLIASQRLGLCSTTDEIEFPHLCPIDLQIADWRLPDKMMPIDFGAPRVLKSTFKHLYIRFIKEPMAAYR, translated from the coding sequence ATGAAACCTGCCGTTAGTTTGCTGCGTGTCACATCTTACGATCTCGTTGAACTCCGCGCAGCCCTCGAAACCCTACTCGAACCGCTCGGAGGAATCGGCGGCATCGTCAAACCCGGCGATCGTGTTCTGCTCAAACCGAATCTGCTCACAGGCGCGCGTCCTGGAAAAGAATGCGTCACCCGCCCAGAAATCGTCTACTGTGTCGCGAAAATGGTGCAGGAGGCAGGCGGAAAGCCGTTTCTTGGAGATAGCCCTGCGTTTGGGAGCGCCCTTGGAGTCGCTAAAGCCAGTGGTTACTTACCCTTAACCGCATCGCTCAACTTACCAATTGTTGAATTCAAAGGCAAACGCTACGAAACGATCGGCGAAGAGTTCAATCATTTGTTGCTGTGCAAGGAAGCGATCGAAGCCGATGTCGTGATTAACTTGCCTAAAGTAAAATCCCACGTGCAACTGACCGTAACAATGGGCGTGAAGAATCTGTTCGGCTGCGTTCCTGGCAAAATGAAAGCTTGGTGGCACATGGAAGCCGGAAAAGATCCCGATCGCTTCGGCACAATGCTGGTCGAAACGGCTCGCACGATCAACCCAGACCTCACGATTATTGATGGCATTATCGGGCATGAAGGCAATGGGCCGAGCGGCGGTGAGCCGAGAAATTTAGGTGTATTGGGGGCATCACGGAACGTGTTTGCGCTCGATCGCGCCATTGTTGACATTCTCAAAGTCGATCCGGTGGCGGTTCCGACCCTGATCGCAAGTCAGCGCTTAGGACTCTGCTCAACGACCGACGAAATCGAGTTTCCGCACCTTTGCCCGATCGATTTACAAATCGCAGACTGGCGACTCCCTGACAAGATGATGCCGATCGATTTTGGCGCGCCTCGCGTTCTCAAATCCACCTTCAAGCATCTTTACATTCGATTCATCAAAGAACCAATGGCAGCCTATCGCTGA
- the ribD gene encoding bifunctional diaminohydroxyphosphoribosylaminopyrimidine deaminase/5-amino-6-(5-phosphoribosylamino)uracil reductase RibD, which produces MSAAFDRAMMQRCLELARTAIGRTAPNPMVGCVIVADEEIVGEGFHPKAGEPHAEVFALRQAGARSQGATLYVNLEPCNHHGRTPPCSEAVVEAGIRRVVVGMVDPNPKVAGSGIATLKQAGIEVSVGVEEADCQTLNEAFVHRILRHRPFGILKYAMTLDGKIAATSGHSSWVTGEASRHRVHQLRTMCDAIVIGGNTVRNDNPQLTTHGLSQHQPLRVVMSRTLNLPLKANLWNTESASTIVFTQLNADQAVQTNLTQQGVEVVNLEELTPDAVMMQLYDRGLNTVLWECGGILAAQAIAQGCVQKIWAFVAPKIIGGSDAPTPIGNLGLEKMTDAIQLVRVRWQTIESDLLIEGYLGGNG; this is translated from the coding sequence ATGTCGGCAGCGTTTGATCGAGCGATGATGCAGCGCTGCTTGGAGTTGGCGCGAACTGCGATCGGGCGGACAGCCCCGAATCCGATGGTAGGCTGCGTTATTGTGGCGGATGAAGAAATTGTTGGGGAAGGGTTTCATCCGAAAGCGGGAGAGCCACATGCGGAAGTGTTTGCGCTGAGACAGGCGGGAGCGAGATCGCAAGGAGCAACGCTATACGTCAATCTCGAGCCTTGTAATCATCATGGCAGAACGCCGCCTTGCTCGGAAGCCGTAGTTGAAGCGGGAATTCGGCGTGTGGTGGTTGGTATGGTTGATCCGAATCCAAAGGTCGCAGGCAGCGGAATTGCGACTTTGAAACAGGCAGGGATTGAAGTGAGTGTCGGGGTTGAGGAAGCGGATTGTCAGACGCTGAATGAGGCGTTTGTGCATCGAATTTTGCGGCATCGTCCGTTTGGCATTCTCAAATATGCAATGACGCTGGATGGCAAGATTGCCGCAACTAGCGGACATAGCAGTTGGGTGACAGGTGAAGCATCGCGACATCGGGTTCATCAACTCAGAACGATGTGTGACGCGATCGTCATCGGCGGCAATACGGTTCGTAACGATAATCCGCAGTTGACAACCCACGGACTCTCTCAGCATCAACCGTTGCGGGTCGTGATGAGTCGAACTCTCAATCTGCCGCTGAAAGCGAATCTTTGGAATACAGAGAGTGCATCGACGATCGTATTTACTCAGTTGAACGCCGACCAAGCTGTTCAAACGAATCTTACCCAACAGGGTGTTGAGGTCGTGAATTTAGAGGAGTTAACGCCTGATGCGGTGATGATGCAGTTGTACGATCGCGGCTTGAATACGGTGCTGTGGGAATGTGGGGGTATATTAGCAGCTCAGGCGATCGCACAAGGCTGTGTACAAAAAATTTGGGCGTTTGTGGCACCGAAAATTATTGGCGGAAGCGATGCCCCAACGCCGATCGGGAATTTAGGTTTAGAGAAGATGACGGACGCAATTCAGTTAGTGCGAGTGAGGTGGCAAACGATCGAGTCGGATTTATTGATCGAAGGGTATTTAGGCGGGAACGGCTAA
- a CDS encoding DEAD/DEAH box helicase yields the protein MDAEQTQLIDRYRKLDPLKRQILRVFSVIYEPVSRTAFLSCFNPLDTKDKTGKAYTTTGIKSHLDRLFQDGFLVQYSGQGPQCNPLIVEVATREAVALGEFNQIVSAINQHLPIHCYGQTGPRYFTNERQFLREVRIGIYQNNMKSVAQQFEDYYRYGYQKRKITIDEVLSDVCSNPFDPDWFRSLTPDIYQAGLIGILSYSYLHLVPADEAFKLLQEDCATGATKFNWQFLLLAEQLLLRGRLTEAEAVLEQLPREYRDSGAALWGWFNILKGNAESAIAQFTIALAALRKGTGKRKAYFQAPTGLFFILALIKEGSSARLDEAKNYAASGRQAKHWLSLTYETLEKLIQLQQGDIAQKEWIFDLVPYRNQHSLETLLNSLALYWADADAAKPLLTNSLETFHQTAKAAGYDWIALESALLLSKIKPKGEFNDVAQQLQQSMAITPIIDLLRSQQPWELCLNALVNLQKEPAKPTKGEAERRLAWFVTLLKNQWLLQPREQSINARGEWGKGRNIALRRLDKSLQEFPYLTEQDRKACTELKATPSSYYGQMDYRFGERAIAALVGHPHVFWEDTNTRIEIVKGEPELIVKKGRNENLKLQLSPAVKDNQSIVVVKESPTRLKVIEMTLEHRRIAEILGSKNQLDVPAIAKDQVLAAIHAISNLVTVHSDIGGGVSAEEVPADATPNIHLLPAGTGLKVAVLVRPFATGGSYYRPGMGGETVIAEVEGKRLQTTRDLRQERKLAKSVIADCRTLEEYEEEDSEWWIEDPEACLELLLELQELGDRVIISHPEGEKFRIRKQVGLGDFQLKIQRQRDWFEASGEVKLDEDSVLEMQRLLELLGQTSSRFIRLEDGQFLALTQEFRKRLDDFRAIAENHGKKTRFHPLAAVAIEDWMDEVGELEADKYWQQHIKKLKEVEALAPIVPSTLQAELREYQIEGFRWMAKLAHWGVGACLADGMGLGKTLQSIALILTRAANGATLVIAPTSVCLNWISEIDRFAPTLNVIQFGSGDRQKVIDRLQPFDVLICSYGLLQQDDVAQLLAKVKWETIILDEAQSIKNFATKRSQAAMNLQGGFKLITTGTPIENHLGELWNLFRFINPGLLGSLEQFNERFAVPIERFEDKQARTRLRKLIQPFLLRRTKSQVLQELPSRTEIALHVELSTEERLFYEALRKSAIERLAESDATAGQKHLQVLAELMKLRRACCNSRLVTPKSPLPSAKLQLFGEVLEELLDNRHKVLVFSQFVDHLHILREYLDEKAIAYQYLDGSTSTPERKKRIDAFQSGIGDVFLISLKAGGTGLNLTAADYVIHMDPWWNPAVEDQASDRAHRIGQQRPVTIYRLVAKDTIEDQIVDLHQHKRELADSLLEGTEISGKVSTEDLLQLIQAG from the coding sequence ATGGATGCTGAACAAACTCAGTTAATCGATCGCTACCGCAAGCTAGATCCGCTCAAGCGCCAAATTCTGCGCGTCTTTTCAGTGATTTATGAGCCTGTGAGCCGCACCGCTTTTTTGAGTTGTTTTAATCCGTTAGACACGAAAGATAAGACTGGGAAGGCTTACACTACCACTGGAATTAAGTCGCATCTCGATCGCTTATTTCAAGATGGCTTTTTAGTTCAGTATTCGGGTCAAGGGCCACAATGTAATCCGTTGATTGTGGAGGTTGCAACTCGTGAAGCAGTTGCACTAGGAGAATTTAATCAGATCGTCAGTGCTATCAATCAACACTTGCCGATTCACTGCTACGGGCAAACAGGGCCCAGATACTTCACCAACGAGCGCCAATTCCTGCGAGAAGTTCGCATTGGAATTTATCAGAATAATATGAAGTCTGTGGCTCAACAGTTCGAGGACTATTACAGATATGGCTATCAAAAGCGGAAGATTACGATCGACGAAGTCTTATCTGATGTTTGTAGCAATCCGTTTGATCCAGATTGGTTTCGGTCTTTAACACCAGATATCTATCAAGCCGGATTGATTGGAATTCTTAGTTATTCTTATTTGCATTTAGTTCCAGCAGATGAAGCGTTCAAACTGCTACAAGAAGACTGTGCAACGGGAGCAACAAAGTTCAATTGGCAGTTTCTATTGCTTGCAGAACAGTTGTTATTAAGAGGAAGACTGACCGAGGCGGAAGCCGTTTTAGAACAGTTACCAAGAGAATACCGCGATAGTGGTGCTGCATTGTGGGGATGGTTCAACATTCTCAAAGGTAATGCCGAATCTGCGATCGCCCAGTTTACGATCGCGCTTGCGGCGCTGCGAAAAGGGACTGGAAAACGCAAAGCTTACTTCCAAGCCCCAACTGGATTGTTCTTTATTTTGGCGCTGATCAAAGAAGGCTCTTCAGCACGACTCGACGAAGCGAAGAACTATGCTGCGAGCGGACGACAAGCAAAACACTGGCTCAGTTTGACCTATGAAACCCTAGAGAAACTCATTCAACTGCAACAAGGTGATATTGCTCAGAAAGAGTGGATTTTTGATCTCGTGCCTTACCGCAATCAGCACAGTCTTGAAACACTGTTGAACTCATTGGCGCTCTACTGGGCAGATGCCGATGCTGCTAAACCCTTGTTGACAAACTCATTAGAAACATTCCATCAAACTGCAAAAGCAGCAGGCTATGATTGGATCGCACTTGAATCTGCACTGCTCTTATCTAAGATCAAGCCTAAAGGTGAGTTTAACGATGTTGCACAACAGTTGCAGCAATCTATGGCGATTACACCCATCATTGATTTACTACGATCGCAGCAACCTTGGGAGCTATGTCTAAACGCACTGGTAAACTTGCAAAAAGAACCCGCTAAACCGACCAAAGGAGAGGCAGAACGGCGTTTAGCTTGGTTTGTAACATTACTCAAGAATCAATGGTTACTGCAACCCCGTGAACAATCGATCAACGCTAGAGGGGAATGGGGCAAAGGTCGGAACATTGCGCTAAGACGATTAGATAAGTCGCTACAAGAATTTCCTTACCTCACTGAACAAGATCGCAAAGCTTGTACTGAACTTAAAGCGACTCCAAGTAGCTACTACGGACAGATGGACTATCGCTTCGGAGAGCGAGCAATCGCGGCACTGGTTGGACATCCTCATGTGTTCTGGGAAGATACCAACACGCGCATCGAGATTGTGAAAGGGGAACCCGAACTGATTGTTAAAAAAGGCAGAAACGAAAATCTAAAGCTGCAACTATCACCTGCTGTGAAAGACAACCAGAGCATTGTAGTTGTGAAAGAAAGCCCGACGCGACTCAAGGTGATCGAAATGACTCTAGAGCATCGTCGGATCGCTGAGATTCTAGGATCAAAAAATCAGTTAGATGTGCCTGCGATCGCAAAAGATCAAGTCCTTGCCGCCATTCATGCGATTTCTAATCTAGTCACAGTCCATTCTGATATCGGTGGCGGGGTCAGTGCGGAAGAAGTCCCTGCCGATGCAACTCCGAACATTCATCTCCTACCTGCGGGAACGGGGCTAAAAGTTGCAGTGTTAGTGCGTCCGTTTGCAACAGGCGGATCATACTACCGTCCCGGTATGGGTGGTGAAACAGTGATTGCTGAAGTTGAAGGAAAGCGATTGCAAACGACACGCGACCTAAGACAAGAACGAAAATTAGCAAAGAGCGTTATTGCAGATTGCCGCACGTTAGAAGAGTACGAGGAGGAGGACAGCGAATGGTGGATTGAAGATCCCGAAGCTTGTTTAGAACTGCTGCTTGAACTGCAAGAATTGGGCGATCGGGTGATCATCTCGCATCCCGAAGGCGAGAAGTTCCGCATTCGCAAGCAGGTTGGATTGGGAGATTTTCAGCTTAAGATTCAGCGCCAGCGCGATTGGTTTGAGGCGAGCGGCGAAGTGAAATTAGACGAAGATTCTGTCTTGGAAATGCAGCGACTTCTAGAGTTGCTAGGACAAACATCCAGCCGATTTATTCGCCTCGAAGATGGTCAATTTCTCGCGCTCACGCAAGAATTTCGCAAACGTCTGGATGACTTCAGAGCGATCGCAGAGAATCACGGTAAAAAGACACGCTTTCATCCCCTAGCAGCAGTCGCGATCGAAGACTGGATGGATGAAGTTGGAGAACTTGAAGCCGACAAATATTGGCAGCAACATATCAAGAAATTGAAAGAAGTTGAAGCACTTGCTCCCATCGTTCCATCAACGTTACAGGCAGAATTAAGAGAGTATCAAATTGAAGGGTTTCGCTGGATGGCAAAACTGGCGCATTGGGGCGTTGGGGCGTGCTTAGCGGACGGCATGGGACTTGGAAAGACCTTGCAATCGATCGCGCTTATTCTCACCCGCGCTGCTAACGGAGCAACGCTAGTAATTGCCCCTACTTCGGTTTGTCTGAATTGGATTAGCGAGATTGATCGATTTGCGCCCACATTGAATGTTATTCAATTCGGTAGCGGCGATCGCCAGAAAGTCATCGATCGATTACAACCTTTCGACGTTCTGATTTGCAGTTACGGCTTACTTCAGCAAGATGATGTGGCGCAACTGTTAGCAAAAGTGAAATGGGAAACGATCATTCTCGATGAAGCCCAATCGATCAAAAATTTTGCAACGAAGCGATCGCAAGCTGCAATGAATTTACAAGGTGGATTCAAACTCATTACAACGGGAACACCGATCGAAAATCACTTAGGCGAGTTATGGAATTTATTCAGATTTATTAATCCTGGATTACTCGGATCGCTAGAGCAATTTAACGAGCGATTTGCCGTTCCGATCGAACGCTTCGAGGACAAACAAGCCCGCACTCGCTTAAGAAAACTCATTCAACCCTTCCTCCTCCGCCGCACGAAAAGTCAAGTTTTACAGGAGTTGCCCTCGCGTACCGAAATTGCGCTGCACGTCGAACTCAGCACTGAAGAACGGCTATTCTACGAAGCACTGAGAAAGAGCGCGATCGAACGTCTTGCCGAATCTGATGCTACCGCAGGCCAAAAACATCTACAGGTGCTGGCGGAACTGATGAAGCTGCGTCGGGCTTGCTGCAATTCCCGCTTAGTCACCCCGAAATCACCGCTACCGAGTGCAAAACTTCAGCTATTCGGGGAAGTGCTAGAAGAATTATTAGACAACCGCCATAAAGTTCTAGTCTTTAGTCAATTTGTCGATCACCTACATATCTTGCGCGAATATTTGGACGAAAAAGCGATCGCCTATCAATATCTCGACGGCAGCACCTCAACTCCCGAACGCAAAAAACGTATTGATGCGTTTCAATCTGGAATCGGGGATGTCTTTCTCATCAGCCTGAAAGCAGGAGGAACTGGGCTGAACCTGACTGCTGCGGACTATGTAATTCACATGGACCCGTGGTGGAACCCAGCGGTTGAAGATCAAGCCAGCGATCGCGCTCATCGCATCGGTCAACAGCGTCCGGTGACAATCTACCGACTGGTGGCGAAAGATACGATCGAAGATCAAATCGTAGACTTGCACCAACACAAACGCGAACTCGCTGACAGCCTACTTGAAGGCACAGAGATTAGCGGCAAGGTCTCTACTGAAGACCTACTGCAACTAATTCAAGCCGGTTAG
- a CDS encoding HEAT repeat domain-containing protein has translation MAAHTPKIFTLASQATLLCLALTLASSSGSAQTTPAEIRKLVTTEQSAADLKKRGKPTISALIALAQNEKEPQRSRLFAIARLGELNAKAATPVFIEAIGSSSKEIRLAALAALSKLENPEKSAIPALMIALKDKDADIRIGATQAIGKFGSAAKEAVPDLTAALEDPNRTVRIKAINVIAEIGADAKPAIPALTDALNAPERDMRLAAIVALSKLGADAKSAVPILAQLLADPDAEIRMTTASTLGAFAGEAGAAVPQLRSTLQHPDRKTRLFAALALGRIGAAASAAVPELTYLLKDLDKDVRSSAATALGRIGTNARSTLPKLVNALKDEDSGVRINAAVSVGRLAGVLQDKAAKLSASELVAAYSTLETALPILENPQAQFNEEVTATVRRSLNVLKNEKDSRLFERVFEWSQANPAAALIALYLLSMPSLWLTVLLVRPLWLLKLNNALQPYTDFEIASPLGGSIKIPLRFVLFIGWLHYHPRVLDAWVKQQINVAREAFAHKSTVSDRKVYIPIPVVMDGNAIAELSSHDLHTTFWDGRQCLLIWGEGGVGKTSLACHLAKWAMSDDPDERLSRHRMLPVLIEQELDFKLPEEKSPFREAIRGQLQALIDAADPLCDEFLEKLLRQRRILVIVDRLSELSEETRQQIRPGHPDFPANALVVTSRVEETLDEVPKTTVKPLRIEGNRLSSFLEAYLNQRHKRELFTDAEYFDACSQLSRMVGQRNITVLLAKLYAEQMIAKKEGSEGVLPDNIPDLMLSYLNELNRDAAEDEPDNLTVHEDTKIIAWECLKHFYRPAPAKREAILDALQAQTEADEETVKARLRHLEKRLRIVHAIGPAQDQITFSLDPLAECLAALHLVEQYQDDRTAWSTWLMQADTMPGAPDTIQGFLLAMRDCCLTRSTEIDVPDFVLEELGQRVGLSAEVLRKSQIEQRLRRLTPMLSTGETIARIEAIRELGELGTASKNVLPALIREFQDRDWCIRREVARTIGNIGPEARTAIPALVERLRDEDRRVSGEAIATLGKLGISSLPALISALDSKVAHVRSSAAWVLASFNAAAKPAIPALIAALKDENWQVRWVAAYALGCIGPDAKSAIPALIESFRGEYELVSKEASRTLWRISGEAEVIVAALGGTSQGHDRN, from the coding sequence ATGGCAGCGCACACCCCCAAGATTTTCACATTAGCGAGTCAAGCAACGCTGTTATGTCTGGCGCTAACACTCGCCTCAAGTTCAGGCTCAGCACAAACGACGCCCGCAGAAATCCGCAAGCTGGTAACGACAGAACAATCCGCCGCAGATCTCAAAAAGCGCGGCAAGCCCACGATCTCAGCCCTGATCGCCCTTGCTCAAAACGAGAAAGAACCGCAACGATCGCGCTTGTTTGCAATTGCCAGGTTGGGTGAACTGAACGCCAAAGCTGCAACTCCAGTCTTCATCGAGGCGATCGGTAGTTCATCTAAAGAAATTCGGCTTGCCGCTTTAGCTGCGCTTTCAAAATTAGAAAATCCCGAAAAAAGCGCGATTCCAGCCTTGATGATTGCACTTAAAGACAAAGATGCCGACATTCGTATCGGTGCGACACAAGCCATTGGCAAGTTTGGCAGTGCAGCAAAGGAAGCCGTCCCAGATTTAACTGCCGCACTCGAAGATCCAAATCGCACTGTTCGGATTAAAGCGATTAACGTGATCGCAGAGATTGGAGCCGATGCTAAACCAGCAATTCCTGCGCTCACCGATGCGCTGAATGCACCGGAAAGAGACATGCGACTAGCGGCGATCGTTGCCCTCAGTAAGCTAGGCGCAGATGCCAAATCGGCAGTGCCCATCTTGGCGCAGTTGCTAGCCGACCCAGATGCAGAAATTCGGATGACTACTGCATCGACTTTAGGGGCGTTTGCAGGAGAGGCAGGTGCAGCCGTTCCGCAACTGAGAAGCACTTTGCAGCACCCCGATCGCAAAACTCGATTGTTTGCAGCACTAGCATTAGGGCGAATTGGCGCAGCGGCAAGCGCAGCGGTTCCGGAACTGACTTATCTGCTCAAAGATCTGGATAAAGATGTCCGCTCTAGTGCGGCAACTGCCCTGGGGCGGATCGGAACGAATGCACGATCGACGCTGCCAAAGTTAGTTAATGCACTCAAAGATGAGGATTCAGGAGTGCGGATCAACGCCGCAGTATCCGTGGGACGATTGGCAGGGGTATTGCAGGATAAAGCAGCAAAGCTATCTGCTTCCGAGCTAGTTGCGGCTTACAGCACTCTCGAAACAGCATTGCCTATTCTGGAAAACCCGCAAGCTCAGTTTAACGAAGAAGTTACCGCTACTGTGCGTCGATCGCTCAACGTTCTTAAGAACGAAAAGGATTCGCGGCTATTCGAGCGGGTGTTTGAGTGGTCACAGGCGAATCCCGCAGCCGCATTGATCGCGCTTTATCTGTTATCGATGCCCTCGCTGTGGCTCACTGTATTACTCGTTCGTCCCTTATGGTTACTTAAACTAAATAATGCACTACAACCTTACACAGATTTTGAGATTGCGAGTCCTTTAGGCGGCAGTATTAAAATTCCATTGCGGTTCGTGTTGTTTATTGGTTGGCTGCATTATCACCCGCGAGTGTTAGATGCGTGGGTGAAGCAGCAGATTAACGTTGCACGGGAGGCATTTGCTCACAAAAGCACGGTCAGCGATCGCAAGGTGTATATTCCAATTCCGGTGGTGATGGACGGCAACGCGATCGCAGAACTGAGCAGCCATGATTTACACACAACGTTTTGGGACGGGCGGCAGTGTTTATTGATCTGGGGCGAGGGTGGAGTCGGAAAAACGAGCCTCGCCTGTCACTTGGCAAAATGGGCAATGTCAGACGATCCGGATGAGCGCCTAAGCCGGCATCGAATGCTGCCTGTTCTGATCGAGCAGGAACTAGATTTCAAGCTACCCGAAGAGAAGAGTCCGTTCCGTGAGGCAATTCGGGGACAACTGCAAGCCTTGATTGATGCCGCCGATCCACTCTGCGATGAGTTTTTAGAGAAATTGCTGAGACAGCGACGAATTTTGGTGATTGTCGATCGACTGTCTGAACTGAGCGAAGAAACACGCCAGCAAATCCGCCCCGGACATCCTGACTTTCCAGCCAACGCTTTGGTCGTCACCTCGCGGGTTGAAGAAACCTTAGACGAGGTTCCCAAAACAACCGTGAAGCCCCTACGGATCGAAGGAAATCGCTTGTCTTCATTTCTGGAAGCGTATTTGAATCAACGCCACAAGCGGGAATTATTCACAGATGCCGAATACTTTGATGCGTGTAGTCAACTATCGAGAATGGTAGGACAGCGCAATATCACCGTTCTACTGGCAAAGCTTTACGCAGAGCAGATGATCGCGAAAAAAGAGGGCAGTGAGGGCGTTCTGCCGGATAATATTCCGGACTTGATGCTGAGTTATCTCAACGAGCTGAATCGCGATGCAGCAGAAGATGAGCCAGATAATCTCACGGTGCATGAAGACACAAAAATTATTGCTTGGGAATGCCTGAAGCATTTTTATCGTCCGGCTCCAGCGAAACGCGAAGCAATTCTGGATGCGCTGCAAGCTCAAACTGAGGCAGACGAAGAGACCGTAAAAGCAAGGCTCAGGCACCTGGAAAAACGATTGCGAATTGTCCATGCGATCGGCCCTGCCCAAGATCAAATCACATTTTCTCTTGACCCGCTAGCCGAGTGTTTAGCCGCGCTGCATTTAGTAGAACAGTATCAGGACGATCGCACGGCTTGGAGTACCTGGTTGATGCAGGCAGATACCATGCCGGGTGCGCCGGACACGATTCAAGGATTCTTGCTGGCGATGCGGGATTGCTGCTTAACGCGGAGTACCGAGATTGATGTGCCGGATTTTGTTCTCGAAGAACTGGGGCAGCGAGTCGGGCTGAGCGCGGAGGTGTTGCGTAAATCTCAGATCGAGCAACGACTGAGACGCTTAACGCCAATGCTTTCAACCGGAGAGACGATCGCGCGGATTGAAGCGATCCGAGAGCTTGGGGAACTGGGTACGGCATCGAAAAATGTGTTGCCTGCGCTAATTCGAGAGTTTCAGGATCGTGATTGGTGCATCCGGCGGGAAGTGGCACGGACGATCGGGAACATCGGTCCCGAAGCGCGAACTGCAATTCCCGCTTTAGTAGAACGCTTACGCGACGAGGATCGACGAGTCAGCGGAGAAGCGATTGCAACGCTGGGTAAGCTCGGTATTAGCTCACTTCCAGCTTTGATTAGCGCTCTAGACTCGAAAGTGGCTCATGTTCGGAGCAGCGCCGCTTGGGTTTTAGCGAGTTTTAACGCCGCAGCAAAGCCAGCAATCCCCGCCTTGATTGCTGCGCTTAAGGATGAAAATTGGCAAGTTCGATGGGTGGCAGCTTATGCCCTCGGTTGTATCGGGCCAGATGCAAAATCTGCGATTCCCGCGTTGATTGAGTCGTTTCGAGGCGAATATGAGTTGGTTAGCAAGGAAGCTAGTCGGACACTGTGGCGCATTAGCGGCGAAGCAGAAGTCATCGTGGCAGCGCTGGGAGGAACCAGCCAAGGGCACGATCGCAACTAA